In Penicillium psychrofluorescens genome assembly, chromosome: 5, a single window of DNA contains:
- a CDS encoding uncharacterized protein (ID:PFLUO_007637-T1.cds;~source:funannotate), which produces MAPLQEERTCWKCGATGHQNAQCPQLSRHVAPLPTQDEEKLGKRRSCLHQKAGQVQLPLQAGLFSPRQNTAAGQLLEASFMILLNTWKADGPPCRFCP; this is translated from the coding sequence ATGGCCCCCTTGCAGGAAGAGCGTACCTGCTGGAAGTGCGGAGCGACGGGCCACCAGAATGCCCAATGCCCTCAGTTGAGCCGACACGTTGCTCCCCTTCCCACCCAGGACGAAGAGAAGCTGGGCAAACGCCGTAGCTGCTTGCATCAGAAGGCGGGACAAGTCCAACTCCCACTACAAGCGGGTCTGTTCTCTCCACGACAGAACACCGCGGCGGGTCAGCTCTTGGAGGCTTCGTTTATGATCCTCCTGAATACCTGGAAGGCGGACGGGCCGCCGTGTCGGTTCTGCCCTTAG